The Humulus lupulus chromosome 4, drHumLupu1.1, whole genome shotgun sequence genome has a window encoding:
- the LOC133833079 gene encoding vegetative cell wall protein gp1-like, translating to MKQRANRRRSIVRPSPGVAATVSPPAEMAVPSSVDTSESFAVATSPNRVVSPALDPSLAMTIVPVPPTVAEMSPYPPSTSLPEVVIAFAPPVSPSVGVLHAHPPCLVGKSSPPVSVSSPKRVTHSSVVSASPPSESSPLPNPNPPSPFPPKSPSMSKQSSPKTPKTQSAFKSKPKPKPKPRPHVPAQSKGKGKLPVLSPPKKSSAPKRKPKDTQFEPSPKKSKRASSPKDSVSFVDPSSIQYFVDATKASHYQRWFAVRDLWPEYSVVLEDFS from the coding sequence ATGAAACAAAGAGCCAATCGCCGTCGTTCGATTGTCCGACCCTCTCCTGGTGTTGCTGCGACTGTCTCTCCTCCTGCGGAGATGGCTGTCCCTTCTTCTGTGGATACATCTGAGTCATTTGCAGTCGCCACATCGCCTAATCGGGTTGTGTCCCCTGCTCTTGATCCTAGTTTGGCTATGACCATCGTTCCAGTTCCGCCTACCGTCGCAGAGATGTCTCCATATCCTCCGTCGACGTCCCTTCCCGAGGTGGTGATTGCGTTTGCTCCTCCAGTCAGTCCTTCGGTCGGTGTACTCCATGCCCATCCGCCTTGTTTAGTTGGTAAGTCTTCTCCACCCGTCTCTGTATCTTCTCCTAAACGTGTTACTCATTCCTCTGTCGTGTCTGCGTCTCCACCTAGTGAGTCCTCTCCATTGCCGAACCCAAACCCACCATCTCCTTTTCCTCCCAAGTCGCCTTCTATGTCTAAGCAGTCCTCACCCAAAACTCCCAAGACACAGTCTGCCTTCAAGtccaaacccaaacccaaacccaaacccagACCCCATGTTCCTgcacaatccaaaggaaagggtAAACTACCTGTTTTATCACCTCCCAAAAAATCATCGGCTCCAAAACGTAAGCCCAAGGACACTCAGTTTGAACCCTCTCCTAAAAAATCCAAGCGTGCCTCTAGCCCTAAGGATTCTGTGTCTTTTGTTGATCCATCCTCTATTCAATACTTTGTCGATGCTACCAAGGCCTCGCATTATCAAAGATGGTTTGCTGTGAGAGACTTGTGGCCTGAATATTCTGTTGTTTTGGAGGATTTTTCCTGA